A DNA window from Ovis aries strain OAR_USU_Benz2616 breed Rambouillet chromosome 7, ARS-UI_Ramb_v3.0, whole genome shotgun sequence contains the following coding sequences:
- the THBS1 gene encoding thrombospondin-1 isoform X6, with protein MGLAWGLGVLLLVHACGSNRIPESGGDNSVFDIFELTGAARKGSGRRLVKGPDPSSPAFRIEDANLIPPVPDKKFQDLVDAVRAEKGFLLLASLRQMKKTRGTLLAVERKDHSGQVFSVVSNGKAGTLDLSLTVQGKQHVVSVEEALLATGQWKSITLFVQEDRAQLYIDCEKMENAELDVPIQSIFTRDLASIARLRIAKGGVNDNFQGVLQNVRFVFGTTPEDILRNKGCSSSATSVFLTLDNNVVNGSSPAIRTDYIGHKTKDLQAICGISCDELSSMVLELRGLRTIVTTLQDSIRKVTEENKELANELRRPPLCYHNGVQYRTGDEWTVDSCTECRCQNSVTICKKVSCPIMPCSNATVPDGECCPRCWPSDSADDGWSPWSEWTSCSVTCGNGIQQRGRSCDSLNNRCEGSSVQTRTCHIQECDKRFKQDGGWSHWSPWSSCSVTCGDGVITRIRLCNSPSPQMNGKPCEGKARETKACQKDACPINGGWGPWSPWDICSVTCGGGAQKRSRLCNNPTPQFGGKDCVGDVTETQICNKQDCPIDGCLSNPCFAGVQCTSYPDGSWKCGACPPGYSGDGVKCEDVDECKEVPDACFNHNGEHRCENTDPGYNCLPCPPRFTGSQPFGRGVEHATANKQVCKPRNPCTDGTHDCNKNAKCNYLGHYSDPMYRCECKPGYAGNGIICGEDTDLDGWPNEDLLCVANATYHCRKDNCPNLPNSGQEDYDKDGIGDACDDDDDNDKIPDDRDNCPFHYNPAQYDYDRDDVGDRCDNCPYNHNPDQADTDNNGEGDACAADIDGDGILNERDNCQYVYNVDQKDTDMDGVGDQCDNCPLEHNPDQLDSDSDRIGDTCDNNQDIDEDGHQNNLDNCPYVPNANQADHDKDGKGDACDHDDDNDGIPDDRDNCRLVPNPDQKDSDGDGRGDACKDDFDQDKVPDIDDICPENVDISETDFRRFQMIPLDPKGTSQNDPNWVVRHQGKELVQTVNCDPGLAVGYDEFNAVDFSGTFFINTERDDDYAGFVFGYQSSSRFYVVMWKQVTQSYWDTNPTRAQGYSGLSVKVVNSTTGPGEHLRNALWHTGNTPGQVRTLWHDPRHIGWKDFTAYRWRLSHRPKTGFIRVVMYEGKKIMADSGPIYDKTYAGGRLGLFVFSQEMVFFSDLKYECRDS; from the exons ATGGGGCTGGCCTGGGGACTCGGTGTCCTGCTCCTCGTGCATGCCTGCGGCTCCAACCGCATTCCAG AGTCTGGGGGAGACAACAGTGTGTTTGACATCTTTGAACTCACCGGAGCTGCCCGCAAGGGCTCTGGGCGCCGACTGGTGAAGGGTCCTGACCCTTCTAGCCCAGCTTTCCGCATCGAGGATGCCAACCTGATCCCCCCTGTGCCTGACAAGAAGTTCCAAGACCTAGTGGATGCTGTGCGGGCGGAGAAAGGTTTCCTCCTCCTGGCTTCCCTGAGGCAAATGAAGAAGACCCGAGGTACCCTGCTGGCTGTGGAGCGGAAAGACCACTCTGGCCAGGTCTTCAGCGTGGTCTCCAATGGCAAAGCGGGCACCCTGGACCTGAGCCTGACCGTGCAGGGCAAGCAGCACGTGGTGTCGGTAGAGGAAGCACTCCTGGCGACTGGCCAGTGGAAGAGCATCACCCTATTTGTGCAGGAGGACAGGGCCCAGCTGTACATCGACTGTGAGAAGATGGAGAATGCGGAGCTGGATGTCCCCATCCAGAGCATCTTCACCAGGGACCTGGCCAGCATCGCCAGACTCCGCATTGCCAAAGGAGGCGTCAATGACAATTTCCAG GGGGTGCTGCAGAATGTAAGGTTTGTCTTTGGAACCACACCAGAAGACATCCTCAGGAACAAAGGCTGCTCCAGCT CAGCTACCAGTGTCTTTCTCACCCTTGACAACAATGTGGTGAATGGGTCCAGCCCTGCCATCCGCACCGACTACATCGGCCACAAGACAAAGGACCTGCAAGCCATTTGTGGCATCTCATGTGACGAGCTGTCCAGCATGGTCCTAGAGCTCAGGGGTCTACGCACCATTGTGACCACGCTGCAGGACAGTATCCGCAAAGTG ACCGAAGAGAACAAAGAGCTGGCCAATGAGCTGAGGAGGCCCCCACTCTGCTACCACAACGGAGTCCAGTACAGGACTGGTGACGAGTGGACGGTGGACAGCTGCACTGAGTGTCGCTGCCAG AACtcagttaccatctgcaaaaAAGTGTCCTGTCCCATCATGCCCtgctccaacgccacagttcctGATGGAGAATGCTGCCCACGGTGCTGGC CCAGCGACTCTGCAGACGATGGCTGGTCCCCGTGGTCTGAGTGGACCTCTTGCTCTGTGACCTGTGGCAATGGAATCCAGCAGCGTGGCCGCTCCTGCGACAGCCTCAACAACAGATGCGAGGGCTCCTCTGTGCAGACGCGGACCTGCCACATCCAGGAGTGTGACAAGAGAT TTAAACAGGATGGAGGCTGGAGCCACTGGTCCCCGTGGTCATCTTGTTCCGTAACATGTGGAGATGGTGTGATCACAAGGATCCGGCTCTGCaactcccccagcccccagatgAATGGGAAGCCATGTGAGGGCAAAGCCCGGGAGACCAAAGCCTGCCAGAAAGACGCCTGCCCCA TCAATGGAGGCTGGGGCCCCTGGTCACCATGGGACATCTGTTCTGTCACCTGCGGAGGAGGGGCACAGAAACGTAGCCGGCTCTGCAACAACCCCACGCCCCAGTTTGGAGGCAAGGACTGCGTTGGTGATGTAACAGAAACCCAGATCTGCAACAAGCAGGACTGTCCCATTG ATGGCTGCCTGTCCAATCCCTGCTTTGCTGGTGTCCAGTGTACCAGCTACCCTGATGGCAGCTGGAAGTGTGGTGCTTGTCCCCCAGGCTATAGCGGAGATGGCGTCAAGTGCGAAGATGTTGATGAG TGCAAAGAAGTTCCTGATGCCTGCTTCAACCACAATGGAGAGCACAGGTGTGAGAACACAGACCCCGGCTACAactgcctgccctgcccaccaCGCTTCACTGGCTCGCAGCCCTTCGGCCGGGGCGTGGAACATGCCACCGCCAACAAACAG GTATGCAAGCCCCGAAACCCCTGCACGGACGGGACACATGACTGCAACAAGAACGCCAAGTGCAACTACCTGGGCCACTACAGTGACCCCATGTACCGCTGCGAGTGCAAGCCTGGCTACGCCGGCAACGGCATCATCTGCGGGGAGGACACAGACCTGGACGGCTGGCCCAACGAGGACCTGCTGTGCGTGGCCAATGCAACTTACCACTGCAGAAAG GATAATTGCCCcaaccttcccaactcagggcagGAAGACTATGACAAGGATGGAATCGGCGATGCCTGTGATGATGACGATGACAATGATAAGATTCCAGATGACAGG GACAACTGTCCATTCCATTACAACCCAGCCCAGTATGACTATGACAGAGATGACGTGGGAGACCGCTGTGACAACTGCCCCTACAACCACAACCCAGACCAGGCTGACACAGATAACAATGGGGAAGGAGACGCCTGCGCAGCTGACATTGATGGGGACG GTATCCTCAATGAACGGGACAACTGCCAGTATGTCTACAATGTGGACCAGAAAGACACTGACATGGACGGGGTTGGTGACCAGTGTGACAACTGCCCCCTGGAACACAATCCAGACCAG CTCGACTCTGACTCGGACCGCATTGGAGACACCTGTGACAACAATCAGGATATTGATGAAGACGGCCACCAGAACAACCTGGACAACTGTCCCTACGTGCCCAATGCCAACCAGGCCGACCACGACAAGGATGGCAAAGGCGATGCCTGCGACCACGATGATGACAACGATGGCATTCCTGATGACCGGGACAACTGCAGGCTGGTGCCCAATCCTGACCAGAAGGACTCTGATG GTGATGGTCGAGGTGATGCTTGCAAAGATGATTTTGACCAGGACAAGGTGCCAGACATTGATGACATCTGTCCCGAAAATGTTGATATCAGTGAGACTGATTTCCGCCGATTCCAGATGATTCCTCTAGATCCCAAAGGGACATCCCAGAATGACCCTAACTGGGTTGTACGCCATCAGGGTAAAGAACTCGTCCAGACTGTCAACTGTGACCCTGGACTTGCTGTAG GTTATGACGAATTTAATGCTGTGGACTTCAGCGGGACCTTCTTCATCAACACCGAGAGGGATGACGACTATGCCGGCTTTGTGTTTGGCTACCAGTCCAGCAGCCGCTTCTATGTTGTGATGTGGAAGCAAGTCACTCAATCCTATTGGGACACCAACCCCACGAGGGCTCAGGGATACTCTGGACTTTCTGTGAAAGTTGTGAACTCCACCACGGGGCCTGGCGAGCACCTGCGGAATGCCCTGTGGCACACAGGAAACACCCCTGGCCAG GTGCGCACACTGTGGCATGACCCTCGTCACATTGGCTGGAAAGATTTCACTGCCTACAGATGGCGTCTGAGCCACAGGCCAAAGACAGGTTTCATCAG AGTGGT
- the THBS1 gene encoding thrombospondin-1 isoform X3, with the protein MGLAWGLGVLLLVHACGSNRIPESGGDNSVFDIFELTGAARKGSGRRLVKGPDPSSPAFRIEDANLIPPVPDKKFQDLVDAVRAEKGFLLLASLRQMKKTRGTLLAVERKDHSGQVFSVVSNGKAGTLDLSLTVQGKQHVVSVEEALLATGQWKSITLFVQEDRAQLYIDCEKMENAELDVPIQSIFTRDLASIARLRIAKGGVNDNFQGVLQNVRFVFGTTPEDILRNKGCSSSTSVFLTLDNNVVNGSSPAIRTDYIGHKTKDLQAICGISCDELSSMVLELRGLRTIVTTLQDSIRKVTEENKELANELRRPPLCYHNGVQYRTGDEWTVDSCTECRCQNSVTICKKVSCPIMPCSNATVPDGECCPRCWPASDSADDGWSPWSEWTSCSVTCGNGIQQRGRSCDSLNNRCEGSSVQTRTCHIQECDKRFKQDGGWSHWSPWSSCSVTCGDGVITRIRLCNSPSPQMNGKPCEGKARETKACQKDACPINGGWGPWSPWDICSVTCGGGAQKRSRLCNNPTPQFGGKDCVGDVTETQICNKQDCPIDGCLSNPCFAGVQCTSYPDGSWKCGACPPGYSGDGVKCEDVDECKEVPDACFNHNGEHRCENTDPGYNCLPCPPRFTGSQPFGRGVEHATANKQVCKPRNPCTDGTHDCNKNAKCNYLGHYSDPMYRCECKPGYAGNGIICGEDTDLDGWPNEDLLCVANATYHCRKDNCPNLPNSGQEDYDKDGIGDACDDDDDNDKIPDDRDNCPFHYNPAQYDYDRDDVGDRCDNCPYNHNPDQADTDNNGEGDACAADIDGDGILNERDNCQYVYNVDQKDTDMDGVGDQCDNCPLEHNPDQLDSDSDRIGDTCDNNQDIDEDGHQNNLDNCPYVPNANQADHDKDGKGDACDHDDDNDGIPDDRDNCRLVPNPDQKDSDGDGRGDACKDDFDQDKVPDIDDICPENVDISETDFRRFQMIPLDPKGTSQNDPNWVVRHQGKELVQTVNCDPGLAVGYDEFNAVDFSGTFFINTERDDDYAGFVFGYQSSSRFYVVMWKQVTQSYWDTNPTRAQGYSGLSVKVVNSTTGPGEHLRNALWHTGNTPGQVRTLWHDPRHIGWKDFTAYRWRLSHRPKTGFIRVVMYEGKKIMADSGPIYDKTYAGGRLGLFVFSQEMVFFSDLKYECRGRSKMTVNI; encoded by the exons ATGGGGCTGGCCTGGGGACTCGGTGTCCTGCTCCTCGTGCATGCCTGCGGCTCCAACCGCATTCCAG AGTCTGGGGGAGACAACAGTGTGTTTGACATCTTTGAACTCACCGGAGCTGCCCGCAAGGGCTCTGGGCGCCGACTGGTGAAGGGTCCTGACCCTTCTAGCCCAGCTTTCCGCATCGAGGATGCCAACCTGATCCCCCCTGTGCCTGACAAGAAGTTCCAAGACCTAGTGGATGCTGTGCGGGCGGAGAAAGGTTTCCTCCTCCTGGCTTCCCTGAGGCAAATGAAGAAGACCCGAGGTACCCTGCTGGCTGTGGAGCGGAAAGACCACTCTGGCCAGGTCTTCAGCGTGGTCTCCAATGGCAAAGCGGGCACCCTGGACCTGAGCCTGACCGTGCAGGGCAAGCAGCACGTGGTGTCGGTAGAGGAAGCACTCCTGGCGACTGGCCAGTGGAAGAGCATCACCCTATTTGTGCAGGAGGACAGGGCCCAGCTGTACATCGACTGTGAGAAGATGGAGAATGCGGAGCTGGATGTCCCCATCCAGAGCATCTTCACCAGGGACCTGGCCAGCATCGCCAGACTCCGCATTGCCAAAGGAGGCGTCAATGACAATTTCCAG GGGGTGCTGCAGAATGTAAGGTTTGTCTTTGGAACCACACCAGAAGACATCCTCAGGAACAAAGGCTGCTCCAGCT CTACCAGTGTCTTTCTCACCCTTGACAACAATGTGGTGAATGGGTCCAGCCCTGCCATCCGCACCGACTACATCGGCCACAAGACAAAGGACCTGCAAGCCATTTGTGGCATCTCATGTGACGAGCTGTCCAGCATGGTCCTAGAGCTCAGGGGTCTACGCACCATTGTGACCACGCTGCAGGACAGTATCCGCAAAGTG ACCGAAGAGAACAAAGAGCTGGCCAATGAGCTGAGGAGGCCCCCACTCTGCTACCACAACGGAGTCCAGTACAGGACTGGTGACGAGTGGACGGTGGACAGCTGCACTGAGTGTCGCTGCCAG AACtcagttaccatctgcaaaaAAGTGTCCTGTCCCATCATGCCCtgctccaacgccacagttcctGATGGAGAATGCTGCCCACGGTGCTGGC CAGCCAGCGACTCTGCAGACGATGGCTGGTCCCCGTGGTCTGAGTGGACCTCTTGCTCTGTGACCTGTGGCAATGGAATCCAGCAGCGTGGCCGCTCCTGCGACAGCCTCAACAACAGATGCGAGGGCTCCTCTGTGCAGACGCGGACCTGCCACATCCAGGAGTGTGACAAGAGAT TTAAACAGGATGGAGGCTGGAGCCACTGGTCCCCGTGGTCATCTTGTTCCGTAACATGTGGAGATGGTGTGATCACAAGGATCCGGCTCTGCaactcccccagcccccagatgAATGGGAAGCCATGTGAGGGCAAAGCCCGGGAGACCAAAGCCTGCCAGAAAGACGCCTGCCCCA TCAATGGAGGCTGGGGCCCCTGGTCACCATGGGACATCTGTTCTGTCACCTGCGGAGGAGGGGCACAGAAACGTAGCCGGCTCTGCAACAACCCCACGCCCCAGTTTGGAGGCAAGGACTGCGTTGGTGATGTAACAGAAACCCAGATCTGCAACAAGCAGGACTGTCCCATTG ATGGCTGCCTGTCCAATCCCTGCTTTGCTGGTGTCCAGTGTACCAGCTACCCTGATGGCAGCTGGAAGTGTGGTGCTTGTCCCCCAGGCTATAGCGGAGATGGCGTCAAGTGCGAAGATGTTGATGAG TGCAAAGAAGTTCCTGATGCCTGCTTCAACCACAATGGAGAGCACAGGTGTGAGAACACAGACCCCGGCTACAactgcctgccctgcccaccaCGCTTCACTGGCTCGCAGCCCTTCGGCCGGGGCGTGGAACATGCCACCGCCAACAAACAG GTATGCAAGCCCCGAAACCCCTGCACGGACGGGACACATGACTGCAACAAGAACGCCAAGTGCAACTACCTGGGCCACTACAGTGACCCCATGTACCGCTGCGAGTGCAAGCCTGGCTACGCCGGCAACGGCATCATCTGCGGGGAGGACACAGACCTGGACGGCTGGCCCAACGAGGACCTGCTGTGCGTGGCCAATGCAACTTACCACTGCAGAAAG GATAATTGCCCcaaccttcccaactcagggcagGAAGACTATGACAAGGATGGAATCGGCGATGCCTGTGATGATGACGATGACAATGATAAGATTCCAGATGACAGG GACAACTGTCCATTCCATTACAACCCAGCCCAGTATGACTATGACAGAGATGACGTGGGAGACCGCTGTGACAACTGCCCCTACAACCACAACCCAGACCAGGCTGACACAGATAACAATGGGGAAGGAGACGCCTGCGCAGCTGACATTGATGGGGACG GTATCCTCAATGAACGGGACAACTGCCAGTATGTCTACAATGTGGACCAGAAAGACACTGACATGGACGGGGTTGGTGACCAGTGTGACAACTGCCCCCTGGAACACAATCCAGACCAG CTCGACTCTGACTCGGACCGCATTGGAGACACCTGTGACAACAATCAGGATATTGATGAAGACGGCCACCAGAACAACCTGGACAACTGTCCCTACGTGCCCAATGCCAACCAGGCCGACCACGACAAGGATGGCAAAGGCGATGCCTGCGACCACGATGATGACAACGATGGCATTCCTGATGACCGGGACAACTGCAGGCTGGTGCCCAATCCTGACCAGAAGGACTCTGATG GTGATGGTCGAGGTGATGCTTGCAAAGATGATTTTGACCAGGACAAGGTGCCAGACATTGATGACATCTGTCCCGAAAATGTTGATATCAGTGAGACTGATTTCCGCCGATTCCAGATGATTCCTCTAGATCCCAAAGGGACATCCCAGAATGACCCTAACTGGGTTGTACGCCATCAGGGTAAAGAACTCGTCCAGACTGTCAACTGTGACCCTGGACTTGCTGTAG GTTATGACGAATTTAATGCTGTGGACTTCAGCGGGACCTTCTTCATCAACACCGAGAGGGATGACGACTATGCCGGCTTTGTGTTTGGCTACCAGTCCAGCAGCCGCTTCTATGTTGTGATGTGGAAGCAAGTCACTCAATCCTATTGGGACACCAACCCCACGAGGGCTCAGGGATACTCTGGACTTTCTGTGAAAGTTGTGAACTCCACCACGGGGCCTGGCGAGCACCTGCGGAATGCCCTGTGGCACACAGGAAACACCCCTGGCCAG GTGCGCACACTGTGGCATGACCCTCGTCACATTGGCTGGAAAGATTTCACTGCCTACAGATGGCGTCTGAGCCACAGGCCAAAGACAGGTTTCATCAG AGTGGT
- the THBS1 gene encoding thrombospondin-1 isoform X8: MGLAWGLGVLLLVHACGSNRIPESGGDNSVFDIFELTGAARKGSGRRLVKGPDPSSPAFRIEDANLIPPVPDKKFQDLVDAVRAEKGFLLLASLRQMKKTRGTLLAVERKDHSGQVFSVVSNGKAGTLDLSLTVQGKQHVVSVEEALLATGQWKSITLFVQEDRAQLYIDCEKMENAELDVPIQSIFTRDLASIARLRIAKGGVNDNFQGVLQNVRFVFGTTPEDILRNKGCSSSTSVFLTLDNNVVNGSSPAIRTDYIGHKTKDLQAICGISCDELSSMVLELRGLRTIVTTLQDSIRKVTEENKELANELRRPPLCYHNGVQYRTGDEWTVDSCTECRCQNSVTICKKVSCPIMPCSNATVPDGECCPRCWPSDSADDGWSPWSEWTSCSVTCGNGIQQRGRSCDSLNNRCEGSSVQTRTCHIQECDKRFKQDGGWSHWSPWSSCSVTCGDGVITRIRLCNSPSPQMNGKPCEGKARETKACQKDACPINGGWGPWSPWDICSVTCGGGAQKRSRLCNNPTPQFGGKDCVGDVTETQICNKQDCPIDGCLSNPCFAGVQCTSYPDGSWKCGACPPGYSGDGVKCEDVDECKEVPDACFNHNGEHRCENTDPGYNCLPCPPRFTGSQPFGRGVEHATANKQVCKPRNPCTDGTHDCNKNAKCNYLGHYSDPMYRCECKPGYAGNGIICGEDTDLDGWPNEDLLCVANATYHCRKDNCPNLPNSGQEDYDKDGIGDACDDDDDNDKIPDDRDNCPFHYNPAQYDYDRDDVGDRCDNCPYNHNPDQADTDNNGEGDACAADIDGDGILNERDNCQYVYNVDQKDTDMDGVGDQCDNCPLEHNPDQLDSDSDRIGDTCDNNQDIDEDGHQNNLDNCPYVPNANQADHDKDGKGDACDHDDDNDGIPDDRDNCRLVPNPDQKDSDGDGRGDACKDDFDQDKVPDIDDICPENVDISETDFRRFQMIPLDPKGTSQNDPNWVVRHQGKELVQTVNCDPGLAVGYDEFNAVDFSGTFFINTERDDDYAGFVFGYQSSSRFYVVMWKQVTQSYWDTNPTRAQGYSGLSVKVVNSTTGPGEHLRNALWHTGNTPGQVRTLWHDPRHIGWKDFTAYRWRLSHRPKTGFIRVVMYEGKKIMADSGPIYDKTYAGGRLGLFVFSQEMVFFSDLKYECRDS, translated from the exons ATGGGGCTGGCCTGGGGACTCGGTGTCCTGCTCCTCGTGCATGCCTGCGGCTCCAACCGCATTCCAG AGTCTGGGGGAGACAACAGTGTGTTTGACATCTTTGAACTCACCGGAGCTGCCCGCAAGGGCTCTGGGCGCCGACTGGTGAAGGGTCCTGACCCTTCTAGCCCAGCTTTCCGCATCGAGGATGCCAACCTGATCCCCCCTGTGCCTGACAAGAAGTTCCAAGACCTAGTGGATGCTGTGCGGGCGGAGAAAGGTTTCCTCCTCCTGGCTTCCCTGAGGCAAATGAAGAAGACCCGAGGTACCCTGCTGGCTGTGGAGCGGAAAGACCACTCTGGCCAGGTCTTCAGCGTGGTCTCCAATGGCAAAGCGGGCACCCTGGACCTGAGCCTGACCGTGCAGGGCAAGCAGCACGTGGTGTCGGTAGAGGAAGCACTCCTGGCGACTGGCCAGTGGAAGAGCATCACCCTATTTGTGCAGGAGGACAGGGCCCAGCTGTACATCGACTGTGAGAAGATGGAGAATGCGGAGCTGGATGTCCCCATCCAGAGCATCTTCACCAGGGACCTGGCCAGCATCGCCAGACTCCGCATTGCCAAAGGAGGCGTCAATGACAATTTCCAG GGGGTGCTGCAGAATGTAAGGTTTGTCTTTGGAACCACACCAGAAGACATCCTCAGGAACAAAGGCTGCTCCAGCT CTACCAGTGTCTTTCTCACCCTTGACAACAATGTGGTGAATGGGTCCAGCCCTGCCATCCGCACCGACTACATCGGCCACAAGACAAAGGACCTGCAAGCCATTTGTGGCATCTCATGTGACGAGCTGTCCAGCATGGTCCTAGAGCTCAGGGGTCTACGCACCATTGTGACCACGCTGCAGGACAGTATCCGCAAAGTG ACCGAAGAGAACAAAGAGCTGGCCAATGAGCTGAGGAGGCCCCCACTCTGCTACCACAACGGAGTCCAGTACAGGACTGGTGACGAGTGGACGGTGGACAGCTGCACTGAGTGTCGCTGCCAG AACtcagttaccatctgcaaaaAAGTGTCCTGTCCCATCATGCCCtgctccaacgccacagttcctGATGGAGAATGCTGCCCACGGTGCTGGC CCAGCGACTCTGCAGACGATGGCTGGTCCCCGTGGTCTGAGTGGACCTCTTGCTCTGTGACCTGTGGCAATGGAATCCAGCAGCGTGGCCGCTCCTGCGACAGCCTCAACAACAGATGCGAGGGCTCCTCTGTGCAGACGCGGACCTGCCACATCCAGGAGTGTGACAAGAGAT TTAAACAGGATGGAGGCTGGAGCCACTGGTCCCCGTGGTCATCTTGTTCCGTAACATGTGGAGATGGTGTGATCACAAGGATCCGGCTCTGCaactcccccagcccccagatgAATGGGAAGCCATGTGAGGGCAAAGCCCGGGAGACCAAAGCCTGCCAGAAAGACGCCTGCCCCA TCAATGGAGGCTGGGGCCCCTGGTCACCATGGGACATCTGTTCTGTCACCTGCGGAGGAGGGGCACAGAAACGTAGCCGGCTCTGCAACAACCCCACGCCCCAGTTTGGAGGCAAGGACTGCGTTGGTGATGTAACAGAAACCCAGATCTGCAACAAGCAGGACTGTCCCATTG ATGGCTGCCTGTCCAATCCCTGCTTTGCTGGTGTCCAGTGTACCAGCTACCCTGATGGCAGCTGGAAGTGTGGTGCTTGTCCCCCAGGCTATAGCGGAGATGGCGTCAAGTGCGAAGATGTTGATGAG TGCAAAGAAGTTCCTGATGCCTGCTTCAACCACAATGGAGAGCACAGGTGTGAGAACACAGACCCCGGCTACAactgcctgccctgcccaccaCGCTTCACTGGCTCGCAGCCCTTCGGCCGGGGCGTGGAACATGCCACCGCCAACAAACAG GTATGCAAGCCCCGAAACCCCTGCACGGACGGGACACATGACTGCAACAAGAACGCCAAGTGCAACTACCTGGGCCACTACAGTGACCCCATGTACCGCTGCGAGTGCAAGCCTGGCTACGCCGGCAACGGCATCATCTGCGGGGAGGACACAGACCTGGACGGCTGGCCCAACGAGGACCTGCTGTGCGTGGCCAATGCAACTTACCACTGCAGAAAG GATAATTGCCCcaaccttcccaactcagggcagGAAGACTATGACAAGGATGGAATCGGCGATGCCTGTGATGATGACGATGACAATGATAAGATTCCAGATGACAGG GACAACTGTCCATTCCATTACAACCCAGCCCAGTATGACTATGACAGAGATGACGTGGGAGACCGCTGTGACAACTGCCCCTACAACCACAACCCAGACCAGGCTGACACAGATAACAATGGGGAAGGAGACGCCTGCGCAGCTGACATTGATGGGGACG GTATCCTCAATGAACGGGACAACTGCCAGTATGTCTACAATGTGGACCAGAAAGACACTGACATGGACGGGGTTGGTGACCAGTGTGACAACTGCCCCCTGGAACACAATCCAGACCAG CTCGACTCTGACTCGGACCGCATTGGAGACACCTGTGACAACAATCAGGATATTGATGAAGACGGCCACCAGAACAACCTGGACAACTGTCCCTACGTGCCCAATGCCAACCAGGCCGACCACGACAAGGATGGCAAAGGCGATGCCTGCGACCACGATGATGACAACGATGGCATTCCTGATGACCGGGACAACTGCAGGCTGGTGCCCAATCCTGACCAGAAGGACTCTGATG GTGATGGTCGAGGTGATGCTTGCAAAGATGATTTTGACCAGGACAAGGTGCCAGACATTGATGACATCTGTCCCGAAAATGTTGATATCAGTGAGACTGATTTCCGCCGATTCCAGATGATTCCTCTAGATCCCAAAGGGACATCCCAGAATGACCCTAACTGGGTTGTACGCCATCAGGGTAAAGAACTCGTCCAGACTGTCAACTGTGACCCTGGACTTGCTGTAG GTTATGACGAATTTAATGCTGTGGACTTCAGCGGGACCTTCTTCATCAACACCGAGAGGGATGACGACTATGCCGGCTTTGTGTTTGGCTACCAGTCCAGCAGCCGCTTCTATGTTGTGATGTGGAAGCAAGTCACTCAATCCTATTGGGACACCAACCCCACGAGGGCTCAGGGATACTCTGGACTTTCTGTGAAAGTTGTGAACTCCACCACGGGGCCTGGCGAGCACCTGCGGAATGCCCTGTGGCACACAGGAAACACCCCTGGCCAG GTGCGCACACTGTGGCATGACCCTCGTCACATTGGCTGGAAAGATTTCACTGCCTACAGATGGCGTCTGAGCCACAGGCCAAAGACAGGTTTCATCAG AGTGGT